A stretch of Bombina bombina isolate aBomBom1 chromosome 2, aBomBom1.pri, whole genome shotgun sequence DNA encodes these proteins:
- the LOC128647056 gene encoding olfactory receptor 8D1-like, translated as MGNQTSPMEFILSDISEIPSIQIPLSIIFLTVYIIALMGNWVLIVIIYIHPFLQTPMYFFISNLGSLDIFYISTTVPKMLVNSLTCWKTISFGGCVTQLYFYLVMAATESTLLSTMAFDRYMAICNPLRYSAIMNNKLCLQLALSSWLTGFCYSAIHTATTFRLDFCRSNVINHFFCDILPLLTILCTDTNINMIVVYVVGGLLVSVCFPLIIISYIYIIKTILKIPSALGRRKTFSTCVSHLSSVYLFYFSGSFAYFRPPSSNSLYHNKINAVFYTILPPMLNPLIYSLRNKELKRAIKSIFHR; from the coding sequence atgggaAACCAAACATCACCCATGGAATTTATTCTTAGTGACATCTCTGAAATCCCTTCTATTCAGATACCATTATCTATAATATTTCTGACTGTCTATATCATAGCACTCATGGGGAATTGGGttttaatagttattatatatatacatccttTTCTTCAAACCCCTATGTACTTTTTTATTTCGAATCTAGGAAGCTTGGACATATTTTATATATCTACCACAGTGCCTAAAATGTTGGTCAATTCTTTAACTTGTTGGAAAACTATTTCATTTGGAGGTTGTGTGACCCAGCTATATTTTTATCTTGTAATGGCAGCCACAGAGTCTACACTCCTCTCCACCATGGCTTTTGACAGATATATGGCTATTTGCAACCCTTTAAGATATTCTGCTATCATGAATAACAAATTGTGTTTGCAGCTAGCCTTAAGTTCCTGGCTCACTGGCTTTTGTTATTCTGCTATACACACGGCTACCACTTTCAGATTAGACTTCTGCAGATCCAATGTCATCAATCATTTCTTTTGTGACATTTTACCCCTTCTAACTATTTTGTGTACTGATACTAACATTAATATGATTGTGGTCTATGTTGTGGGTGGATTATTAGTGTCAGTTTGTTTCCCACTAATTATAATATCTTATATCTATATAATCAAAACCATACTTAAAATACCATCAGCTTTAGGGCGCAGAAAAACATTCTCTACATGTGTCTCCCACCTCTCATcagtttacttgttttattttagtgGGAGTTTTGCTTATTTTCGTCCTCCTTCCTCCAATTCATTATATCATAATAAAATTAATGCTGTGTTCTATACTATATTACCACCTATGTTAAATCCTCTAATATACAGTCTTCGAAACAAAGAGCTAAAAAGGGCAATTAAAAGTATTTTCCATCGGTAG
- the LOC128647856 gene encoding olfactory receptor 5B12-like produces MGNQTSPMEFILSDISEIPSIQIPLSIIFLTVYIIALMGNWVLIVIIYIHPFLQTPMYFFISNLGCLDIFYISTTVPKMLVNSLTCWKTISFGGCVTQLYFYLVMAATESTLLSTMAFDRYMAICNPLRYSAIMNNKLCLQLALSSWLTGFCYSAIHTATTFRLDFCRSNVINHFFCDILPLLTISCTDTNINMIVVYVVGGLLVSVCFPLIIISYIYIIKTILKIPSALGRRKTFSTCVSHLSSVYLFYFSGSFAYFRPPSSNSLYHNKINAVFYTILPPMLNPLIYSLRNKELKRAIKRASGTI; encoded by the exons atggGAAACCAAACATCACCCATGGAATTTATTCTTAGTGACATCTCTGAAATCCCTTCTATTCAGATACCATTATCTATAATATTTCTGACTGTCTATATCATAGCACTCATGGGGAATTGGGttttaatagttattatatatatacatccttTTCTTCAAACCCCTATGTACTTTTTTATTTCAAATCTAGGATGCTTGGACATATTTTATATATCTACCACAGTGCCTAAAATGTTGGTCAATTCTTTAACTTGTTGGAAAACTATTTCATTTGGAGGTTGTGTGACCCAGCTATATTTTTATCTTGTAATGGCAGCCACAGAGTCTACACTCCTCTCCACCATGGCTTTTGACAGATATATGGCTATTTGCAACCCTTTAAGATATTCTGCTATCATGAATAACAAATTGTGTTTGCAGCTAGCCTTAAGTTCCTGGCTCACTGGCTTTTGTTATTCTGCTATACACACGGCTACCACTTTCAGATTAGACTTCTGCAGATCCAATGTCATCAATCATTTCTTTTGTGACATTTTACCCCTTCTAACTATTTCGTGTACTGATACTAACATTAATATGATTGTGGTCTATGTTGTGGGTGGATTATTAGTGTCAGTTTGTTTCCCACTAATTATAATATCTTATATCTATATAATCAAAACCATACTTAAAATACCATCAGCTTTAGGGCGCAGAAAAACATTCTCTACATGTGTCTCCCACCTCTCATcagtttacttgttttattttagtgGGAGTTTTGCTTATTTTCGTCCTCCTTCCTCCAATTCATTATATCATAATAAAATTAATGCTGTGTTCTATACTATATTACCACCTATGTTAAATCCTCTAATATACAGTCTTCGAAACAAAGAGCTAAAAAGGGCAATTAAAA gggcatcagggaccatt